The genomic interval GGCCACCAAGTCGCTCACATCAGCAAATGTCGCTGGTACGTCGCCTGCTTGAAGTGGGAGGAAATTTTTCTTGATCTCACGGCCGATCTTTATCTCAACCGCCTTAATGTAGTCCATGAGCTCAACTGGACTGTTGTTGCCGATGTTATAGACCTTAAAAGGCGCTTTTGAGGTGGCAGGGTCTGGGTGCTTTGCATCCCAGTTTGGATTAGGTTTTGCAGGATTATCGATGCATTTTATGATGCCCTTTACGATGTCATCCACATAGGTAAAGTCACGCTTCATCTTGCCGTAGTTAAAGACGTCGATAGTTTTATCTTTAAGCGCTGCATCAACAAACAAAAATAGCGCCATATCAGGGCGTCCCCATGGTCCATAAACCGTAAAAAAGCGAAGTCCGGTCGTTGGCACGCCAAAAAGATGGCTATAAGTATGCGCCATCATCTCGTTGCTCTTTTTAGTCGCTGCGTAGAGGCTTATAGGGTGATTTACTGCCTCGTGTGTAGAAAATGGCATGTTCTCATTTAGGCCATAAACCGAGCTAGAGCTTGCATAGACTAAATTTTTTATCTCATTGTGGCGGCAGCATTCTAGGATATTCATAAAGCCTGTGATGTTGCTGTCTATGTAAGCTTTTGGGTTTATAAGCGAGTAGCGAACGCCTGCTTGTGCGGCTAAATTTACCACTACGTCAAATTTTTCTTTAGTAAAAAGCTCTTTCATAGTCTTTTCATCGGCCAAGTCGGCTTTTATAAATTTTAAATTCGGATGCGTTTTTGAGGTGATCAGCTTGCCATAATCTATCTCGCTAGTCTCAAAGCCAGCAGTTTTTAGGCGTGCGAGCTTTAAATTTACATCATAGTAGTCATTTATAACGTCATACCCAACAACCTCATCGCCTCTTTTTATGAGTGCATTTGCCAAGTGAAATCCTATAAATCCAGCTGTTCCAGTTACTAAAATTTTCATATTTTTCCTTTCATTTTTGGCTTATTTTAGTGCAAAAATATAAATTTACGTATTTAGATCAGGGTAGTCCCAAGCGTTAAATTTAGCTCTTAAATCGTCATTTTCCCAACCTTTGCAGCATAGCCACTCAAGCCCTGCACGTCTTCCCATAACGACCTCTTCGTCAAGTCCAGCAACCTTTTTGCCATTTATCCTAGCATCTACACACGCCCAGTGATAACGATAAACTAGGTCAAGTTTGCTTAAAATTTCATCCAAACTGCGTAGTTTTGAGCGGTTTTTTAGTCCGCCTTCTCTAAAGACATCCATCACAAACTCACAGTCGCAAATTTTATCCATCTGGCCTATATCTTTAGCTATGCCAAGCGCCCAAAGCAAGATCCAAAGCGACTCATATTTCCAGCCCATATTTACGGCTGTTTTCATATCGGCTCTATCCTCAAAGACCTCTTTTTCTTTTACACTTAGATCGCCATAAAAATCGCCCAAAAAGTCTTTAGCCCAGGCTATCTCATCTTCACTTAGGTGGCCATTGTCGCGGATAGTGCAAGCACACATAATGGCCGTAAATGAGCAAACCGCACGAGCAATGATCTCATCAATGCTTCTTGGCGTAACTTCACTATTGTCATACCTTAGTGGCAGACTCTCAAGCACAGCCACGCCCTCTTTTTTTAAAATTTTTATACTCTCATCTTTTCTTTGTTGTGCTGTTTTTGGCATATCCGCACCTTTTTTAAAAATATCAAACACTCCCATTTTTATTCAAAAAACTCGGCGTTAAATTTCTCTTCGTTAAAATTTTTACCTAAAAATTTACAGGCTTCGATCATATCAGTTCTTGCTATTTCAAAACAACTAGTAGCCCCAGGGCTTGGAGTCATATTAAAACTTATGCCCTCGCCTGTGCTTATCTTGCCCTCGCCAAGCTCAAGGCACTTTTTATTACGGTCGATAACTTGCGGTCTTACGCCGCCAAAATTTATAGCATAGCTTAGGTCATTTTCACTTAGGCTTGGCACGATCTTTCTAGCGTCTTTTACAAATTCTTTTTTATTGATAAATGGCACTTCAAATAAGAAATTTCTTAAAATATAAGATCTGATGTCGCTATCTTTTAAGAGATTTGTAAAGACTTCAAAGACATTTTTATCAAATTTTAGGCATTTACAAAAGTCAAAAAAGCTTGAACAGCCGTGATATCTCTCTAGTTTTGGTATGACTAGGGCTGTTGGGCCAAAGCGAGTGTTGCCATTAGCTAAGATATCTGGATCGCCATGAAGAGCGGCAAATGGTAGCTTATCGTTTTGCACCATATAGACTTTGCCGTTTAGTAAGCGTTTTTTTGCGAAATAAAAGCTTCCAGCAACGGGCAGTGTGCTAAGATGAAGCCCATAACCCATTTTGTGAGCTAAAAATAGCGAGTGTCCTCCAGCATCTACTACAACGTAGTTTGCGGTGATCACCTCGCCATCATTTATCTTTATGTGAAATGTATCACCCGCCTTTTTTATATCAGTTACTTCTGAGTTTAGACTGATCTCATAGCCATCCGCGCCTAAATTTAGCGCATTTTGCACAAGTGAGTTTGCTAAGCCACCAAAGTCCATCGTCGTAAACTGCCCATTTTGCGTGCCTATGGCGATGATGTTTTCTGGCCTCTCATTGCCATTTGCGTCAAAAACGACGTTTGGCTCGATCTGTTTTAACTTCTCTTTGTCATAAATTTCAAGGTAAGGAAAAAGCTCTCTAAAACTCTCATATCGCTCTTTCATGCGCTCTACTTCAGCATCTCCGATAGCTAGTGCCATCTTTTGATGAGCGAACATATATTTGCCATCAAGATTATATTTTAGGGCATATTTTACTGGCATATTTGCCACACGAGAGACTTTTTTCGCCTTTTCTAGTGTGTAGTTTGTCTCGATATCGCCACAATGAATGGTTTGTGAGTTACCTTTGCCGTTTGAATTTAGAGTAGCTACGCCGTCATATTTTTCTAAAAGTGCGACCTTTTTTATGTCGCTAAATGCAGCCAACTCATAAAAGAGCGCCGTCCCACTAATGCCTGCTCCGACAATTACCACTTCAAAGTGCTTCTGCCTCATTTTTTCTCCCAAAAAAGTTTAGTCGCCAAAATGATACTATATTAATTTTAAAACAAACAGCATGGTGAAAAAAGCTAGAATTTTTATATAAAAGAGAAATTTGGCAAGGCTTTCACCTCGCCTTGAAGTTAAAATTTATAAGATACGTTTACTTTGAAATTTCTACCCGGCTCCCAGTCTACATAGTCTGGATTGCCTGTATAATCAGCCATTCTTTGAGACTGCGAAGCATAAGTTTTATTAAAGAGGTTATAAATTCCAGCATTTATCTCTAGTCCTTTAAATTTACCGCTACTTGGCGTATAGCTAGCATAGATGTCGCTGACCGCATAGCTTGGTATCTTGGCATTTTCACTATTGCCAGCCGAGATGGTATTTTTCGAGGCAAAGTAGATTAGATTGTAGCCTATTAGCGTATCAATCCTTGAAAATGCATACTCGGCGTTAAATGTGTATTTATCGCCTTGATCTCGGTAGCCAATGATATTTGAGGTGTAGTAGCTGCCGTTTGCTTTAGCAACCCTATCTTTGTATTTTACATTTTGATGAGTGTAGCTAGCAGCTAGGCTTAATGCATCTAAATTTAGCCTTGC from Campylobacter concisus carries:
- a CDS encoding NAD-dependent epimerase gives rise to the protein MKILVTGTAGFIGFHLANALIKRGDEVVGYDVINDYYDVNLKLARLKTAGFETSEIDYGKLITSKTHPNLKFIKADLADEKTMKELFTKEKFDVVVNLAAQAGVRYSLINPKAYIDSNITGFMNILECCRHNEIKNLVYASSSSVYGLNENMPFSTHEAVNHPISLYAATKKSNEMMAHTYSHLFGVPTTGLRFFTVYGPWGRPDMALFLFVDAALKDKTIDVFNYGKMKRDFTYVDDIVKGIIKCIDNPAKPNPNWDAKHPDPATSKAPFKVYNIGNNSPVELMDYIKAVEIKIGREIKKNFLPLQAGDVPATFADVSDLVADFDYKPNTKVNDGVAKFVEWYCEFYGVKI
- a CDS encoding DUF4272 domain-containing protein, translating into MPKTAQQRKDESIKILKKEGVAVLESLPLRYDNSEVTPRSIDEIIARAVCSFTAIMCACTIRDNGHLSEDEIAWAKDFLGDFYGDLSVKEKEVFEDRADMKTAVNMGWKYESLWILLWALGIAKDIGQMDKICDCEFVMDVFREGGLKNRSKLRSLDEILSKLDLVYRYHWACVDARINGKKVAGLDEEVVMGRRAGLEWLCCKGWENDDLRAKFNAWDYPDLNT
- a CDS encoding FAD-dependent oxidoreductase; the encoded protein is MRQKHFEVVIVGAGISGTALFYELAAFSDIKKVALLEKYDGVATLNSNGKGNSQTIHCGDIETNYTLEKAKKVSRVANMPVKYALKYNLDGKYMFAHQKMALAIGDAEVERMKERYESFRELFPYLEIYDKEKLKQIEPNVVFDANGNERPENIIAIGTQNGQFTTMDFGGLANSLVQNALNLGADGYEISLNSEVTDIKKAGDTFHIKINDGEVITANYVVVDAGGHSLFLAHKMGYGLHLSTLPVAGSFYFAKKRLLNGKVYMVQNDKLPFAALHGDPDILANGNTRFGPTALVIPKLERYHGCSSFFDFCKCLKFDKNVFEVFTNLLKDSDIRSYILRNFLFEVPFINKKEFVKDARKIVPSLSENDLSYAINFGGVRPQVIDRNKKCLELGEGKISTGEGISFNMTPSPGATSCFEIARTDMIEACKFLGKNFNEEKFNAEFFE